In Porites lutea chromosome 1, jaPorLute2.1, whole genome shotgun sequence, a single genomic region encodes these proteins:
- the LOC140949142 gene encoding uncharacterized protein isoform X2, producing MLTNVPVVATKRNKNIKTSTTSTGLQITIQVNRTNYTLTPTTVPSTTKKFVLQTNNKEQPTNGTENPITGDQLHPRRVSSATAAVMEQQSQSVAAMGVAGSLYLWFLHMKENKSTYVTVFILSALGAALIMVGVVACFVTLQKKKDFLKLDIMHKPRRFISLPKDGKTTNQNGNVPKKEAREPTEENATDGTLTYKGPEVVFSAQDVSNQVKKEFNIDRYSGMENGAVNKNEEGSIHVNPVFDTVNNNKPANGIINQKQSSMDEYDMVSSLPSTPVRVRTLSEPKCGTTRRARANSTGNVSRNQDRNPSQEATYFSAEKVRLPRHLSAGNVSHQNRHAGSQNQSPSKTLPRQRSATANDAYCQSPLRNPIQMDIGGDTISSDGAPYLMGSTHTSQLQAPSRSLPNGAVTNQSSLTSGNLNNRQQSKGKVSSNLTSKCPHQYSAGHAVKKVGPAVVIGRDGEPNYLGSPNSATSAEAPNTGRGTNKLLPNTRTSPSAMMLCNTLNVPLVKESNLGTPTPYSSHRDTGKSSRRWTEVISSNGTVPNITSNPNFSDMSEDVWKKNNDARVGNFGLDNSGILRHKTILSETQEQDTSKGTLRAPSTGELLSPLDALPDGHANESSLRSSDQHSYNANSGTSLFSTSSPPPPEQATDSSDDDLYSIVAKD from the exons ATGCTGACAAACGTACCGGTAGTtgcaacaaaacgaaacaaaaacattaagaCTTCAACCACGTCCACAGGTTTACAGATCACGATACAAGTGAACAGGACCAACTACACATTAACACCTACAACAGTACCCAGCACTActaaaaaatttgttttacaaaCGAATAACAAAGAACAACCGACAAATGGAACAGAGAACCCAATAACTGGCGACCAACTCCACCCCAGAAGAGTTTCCAGTGCGACAGCAGCGGTCATGGAGCAGCAAAGTCAGTCAGTGGCTGCAATGGGTGTGGCAGGATCACTTTACCTTTGGTTTCTTCATATGAAAG AGAACAAGTCCACCTATGTGACGGTGTTTATTCTGAGCGCTCTCGGGGCGGCCCTTATCATGGTTGGAGTTGTGGCTTGCTTTGTAACTCtccagaaaaagaaagatttccTGAAGCTTGACATCATGCACAAGCCGAGAAGATTCATTTCATTACCGAAAGACGGCAAGACGACGAATCAGAACGGAAACGTTCCTAAAAAAGAAGCTAGAGAACCAACTGAAGAGAACGCGACCGATGGAACGTTGACTTACAAAGGCCCAGAGGTAGTGTTTTCAGCTCAAGACGTCAGTAATCAAGTGAAAAAAGAGTTTAACATTGACAG ATACTCTGGTATGGAAAATGGAGCAGTGAACAAAAATGAAGAGGGAAGTATTCATGTGAACCCAGTATTCGATACTGTGAATAATAACAAACCAGCGAATGGAATTATCAACCAAAAGCAAAGCTCTATGGATGAATATGATATGGTTTCCAGCCTTCCATCAACTCCCGTTCGTGTCCGTACCCTAAGCGAACCCAAATGTGGTACGACGAGAAGAGCCAGAGCAAACAGTACCGGTAACGTATCACGAAACCAAGATAGAAATCCCAGCCAGGAGGCGACGTACTTTTCCGCCGAGAAGGTTCGACTTCCTCGACATTTAAGTGCAGGAAATGTGTCTCATCAAAATCGTCATGCAGGATCACAAAACCAATCGCCGTCCAAGACCCTGCCACGACAGCGGTCCGCAACTGCAAATGATGCATACTGCCAGTCTCCATTGCGAAATCCAATTCAGATGGATATTGGAGGTGACACAATATCCTCTGACGGAGCCCCTTACTTAATGGGTTCTACCCATACATCACAACTACAGGCTCCATCCAGATCACTTCCAAATGGTGCAGTGACTAATCAGTCTTCTCTCACAAGTGGAAATTTAAACAACCGGCAGCAAAGCAAGGGCAAAGTATCATCAAACCTGACTTCCAAATGTCCACACCAGTATTCAGCTGGTCACGCAGTGAAAAAAGTTGGACCTGCTGTGGTAATTGGAAGGGATGGAGAACCAAACTACCTTGGAAGTCCTAATTCGGCTACTTCTGCAGAGGCACCGAACACAGGGAGAGGAACAAATAAGCTATTGCCAAATACGCGAACGAGCCCCTCTGCAATGATGCTGTGTAATACATTAAATGTGCCATTGGTAAAGGAGTCAAATCTCGGGACACCAACACCTTATTCAAGTCATCGAGATACAGGAAAATCAAGCAGAAGATGGACCGAAGTTATTTCTTCCAATGGAACTGTTCCAAATATAACTTCGAATCCGAATTTTAGCGACATGTCTGAAGATGTTTGGAAGAAGAATAACGATGCAAGGGTTGGCAACTTTGGTTTGGATAACAGTGGCATTCTTCGGCACAAAACAATCCTTTCTGAAACGCAGGAGCAAGATACTAGTAAAGGTACGCTGCGTGCTCCTAGCACAGGAGAACTGCTTTCTCCTTTGGATGCTTTGCCAGATGGACACGCAAACGAATCCAGCTTGCGTTCATCTGACCAGCATTCTTACAATGCCAATTCAGGAACCTCACTTTTCAGCACCTCCTCGCCTCCACCCCCGGAACAGGCAACTGACAGTTCAGATGACGATCTTTATAGTATTGTAGCAAAAG
- the LOC140949142 gene encoding uncharacterized protein isoform X1 codes for MLTNVPVVATKRNKNIKTSTTSTGLQITIQVNRTNYTLTPTTVPSTTKKFVLQTNNKEQPTNGTENPITGDQLHPRRVSSATAAVMEQQSQSVAAMGVAGSLYLWFLHMKENKSTYVTVFILSALGAALIMVGVVACFVTLQKKKDFLKLDIMHKPRRFISLPKDGKTTNQNGNVPKKEAREPTEENATDGTLTYKGPEVVFSAQDVSNQVKKEFNIDRYSGMENGAVNKNEEGSIHVNPVFDTVNNNKPANGIINQKQSSMDEYDMVSSLPSTPVRVRTLSEPKCGTTRRARANSTGNVSRNQDRNPSQEATYFSAEKVRLPRHLSAGNVSHQNRHAGSQNQSPSKTLPRQRSATANDAYCQSPLRNPIQMDIGGDTISSDGAPYLMGSTHTSQLQAPSRSLPNGAVTNQSSLTSGNLNNRQQSKGKVSSNLTSKCPHQYSAGHAVKKVGPAVVIGRDGEPNYLGSPNSATSAEAPNTGRGTNKLLPNTRTSPSAMMLCNTLNVPLVKESNLGTPTPYSSHRDTGKSSRRWTEVISSNGTVPNITSNPNFSDMSEDVWKKNNDARVGNFGLDNSGILRHKTILSETQEQDTSKGTLRAPSTGELLSPLDALPDGHANESSLRSSDQHSYNANSGTSLFSTSSPPPPEQATDSSDDDLYSIVAKGTYSSAVPDPHLRHTVGGKSDRKEQKNRNKHVYVVVPSRDGSTAV; via the exons ATGCTGACAAACGTACCGGTAGTtgcaacaaaacgaaacaaaaacattaagaCTTCAACCACGTCCACAGGTTTACAGATCACGATACAAGTGAACAGGACCAACTACACATTAACACCTACAACAGTACCCAGCACTActaaaaaatttgttttacaaaCGAATAACAAAGAACAACCGACAAATGGAACAGAGAACCCAATAACTGGCGACCAACTCCACCCCAGAAGAGTTTCCAGTGCGACAGCAGCGGTCATGGAGCAGCAAAGTCAGTCAGTGGCTGCAATGGGTGTGGCAGGATCACTTTACCTTTGGTTTCTTCATATGAAAG AGAACAAGTCCACCTATGTGACGGTGTTTATTCTGAGCGCTCTCGGGGCGGCCCTTATCATGGTTGGAGTTGTGGCTTGCTTTGTAACTCtccagaaaaagaaagatttccTGAAGCTTGACATCATGCACAAGCCGAGAAGATTCATTTCATTACCGAAAGACGGCAAGACGACGAATCAGAACGGAAACGTTCCTAAAAAAGAAGCTAGAGAACCAACTGAAGAGAACGCGACCGATGGAACGTTGACTTACAAAGGCCCAGAGGTAGTGTTTTCAGCTCAAGACGTCAGTAATCAAGTGAAAAAAGAGTTTAACATTGACAG ATACTCTGGTATGGAAAATGGAGCAGTGAACAAAAATGAAGAGGGAAGTATTCATGTGAACCCAGTATTCGATACTGTGAATAATAACAAACCAGCGAATGGAATTATCAACCAAAAGCAAAGCTCTATGGATGAATATGATATGGTTTCCAGCCTTCCATCAACTCCCGTTCGTGTCCGTACCCTAAGCGAACCCAAATGTGGTACGACGAGAAGAGCCAGAGCAAACAGTACCGGTAACGTATCACGAAACCAAGATAGAAATCCCAGCCAGGAGGCGACGTACTTTTCCGCCGAGAAGGTTCGACTTCCTCGACATTTAAGTGCAGGAAATGTGTCTCATCAAAATCGTCATGCAGGATCACAAAACCAATCGCCGTCCAAGACCCTGCCACGACAGCGGTCCGCAACTGCAAATGATGCATACTGCCAGTCTCCATTGCGAAATCCAATTCAGATGGATATTGGAGGTGACACAATATCCTCTGACGGAGCCCCTTACTTAATGGGTTCTACCCATACATCACAACTACAGGCTCCATCCAGATCACTTCCAAATGGTGCAGTGACTAATCAGTCTTCTCTCACAAGTGGAAATTTAAACAACCGGCAGCAAAGCAAGGGCAAAGTATCATCAAACCTGACTTCCAAATGTCCACACCAGTATTCAGCTGGTCACGCAGTGAAAAAAGTTGGACCTGCTGTGGTAATTGGAAGGGATGGAGAACCAAACTACCTTGGAAGTCCTAATTCGGCTACTTCTGCAGAGGCACCGAACACAGGGAGAGGAACAAATAAGCTATTGCCAAATACGCGAACGAGCCCCTCTGCAATGATGCTGTGTAATACATTAAATGTGCCATTGGTAAAGGAGTCAAATCTCGGGACACCAACACCTTATTCAAGTCATCGAGATACAGGAAAATCAAGCAGAAGATGGACCGAAGTTATTTCTTCCAATGGAACTGTTCCAAATATAACTTCGAATCCGAATTTTAGCGACATGTCTGAAGATGTTTGGAAGAAGAATAACGATGCAAGGGTTGGCAACTTTGGTTTGGATAACAGTGGCATTCTTCGGCACAAAACAATCCTTTCTGAAACGCAGGAGCAAGATACTAGTAAAGGTACGCTGCGTGCTCCTAGCACAGGAGAACTGCTTTCTCCTTTGGATGCTTTGCCAGATGGACACGCAAACGAATCCAGCTTGCGTTCATCTGACCAGCATTCTTACAATGCCAATTCAGGAACCTCACTTTTCAGCACCTCCTCGCCTCCACCCCCGGAACAGGCAACTGACAGTTCAGATGACGATCTTTATAGTATTGTAGCAAAAGGTACCTATTCTTCTGCGGTACCTGATCCTCATTTAAGACACACTGTTGGGGGAAAGTCAGAcaggaaagaacaaaaaaacagaaataagcACGTATATGTGGTGGTACCTTCAAGGGATGGTTCCACTGCTGTATAG
- the LOC140949142 gene encoding uncharacterized protein isoform X3, whose product MLTNVPVVATKRNKNIKTSTTSTGLQITIQVNRTNYTLTPTTVPSTTKKFVLQTNNKEQPTNGTENPITGDQLHPRRVSSATAAVMEQQSQSVAAMGVAGSLYLWFLHMKENKSTYVTVFILSALGAALIMVGVVACFVTLQKKKDFLKLDIMHKPRRFISLPKDGKTTNQNGNVPKKEAREPTEENATDGTLTYKGPEVVFSAQDVSNQVKKEFNIDRYSGMENGAVNKNEEGSIHVNPVFDTVNNNKPANGIINQKQSSMDEYDMVSSLPSTPVRVRTLSEPKCGTTRRARANSTGNVSRNQDRNPSQEATYFSAEKVRLPRHLSAGNVSHQNRHAGSQNQSPSKTLPRQRSATANDAYCQSPLRNPIQMDIGGDTISSDGAPYLMGSTHTSQLQAPSRSLPNGAVTNQSSLTSGNLNNRQQSKGKVSSNLTSKCPHQYSAGHAVKKVGPAVVIGRDGEPNYLGSPNSATSAEAPNTGRGTNKLLPNTRTSPSAMMLCNTLNVPLVKESNLGTPTPYSSHRDTGKSSRRWTEVISSNGTVPNITSNPNFSDMSEDVWKKNNDARVGNFGLDNSGILRHKTILSETQEQDTSKAVDTSGDNFDDHPKNSPESTFIEKILGLPRSLFGK is encoded by the exons ATGCTGACAAACGTACCGGTAGTtgcaacaaaacgaaacaaaaacattaagaCTTCAACCACGTCCACAGGTTTACAGATCACGATACAAGTGAACAGGACCAACTACACATTAACACCTACAACAGTACCCAGCACTActaaaaaatttgttttacaaaCGAATAACAAAGAACAACCGACAAATGGAACAGAGAACCCAATAACTGGCGACCAACTCCACCCCAGAAGAGTTTCCAGTGCGACAGCAGCGGTCATGGAGCAGCAAAGTCAGTCAGTGGCTGCAATGGGTGTGGCAGGATCACTTTACCTTTGGTTTCTTCATATGAAAG AGAACAAGTCCACCTATGTGACGGTGTTTATTCTGAGCGCTCTCGGGGCGGCCCTTATCATGGTTGGAGTTGTGGCTTGCTTTGTAACTCtccagaaaaagaaagatttccTGAAGCTTGACATCATGCACAAGCCGAGAAGATTCATTTCATTACCGAAAGACGGCAAGACGACGAATCAGAACGGAAACGTTCCTAAAAAAGAAGCTAGAGAACCAACTGAAGAGAACGCGACCGATGGAACGTTGACTTACAAAGGCCCAGAGGTAGTGTTTTCAGCTCAAGACGTCAGTAATCAAGTGAAAAAAGAGTTTAACATTGACAG ATACTCTGGTATGGAAAATGGAGCAGTGAACAAAAATGAAGAGGGAAGTATTCATGTGAACCCAGTATTCGATACTGTGAATAATAACAAACCAGCGAATGGAATTATCAACCAAAAGCAAAGCTCTATGGATGAATATGATATGGTTTCCAGCCTTCCATCAACTCCCGTTCGTGTCCGTACCCTAAGCGAACCCAAATGTGGTACGACGAGAAGAGCCAGAGCAAACAGTACCGGTAACGTATCACGAAACCAAGATAGAAATCCCAGCCAGGAGGCGACGTACTTTTCCGCCGAGAAGGTTCGACTTCCTCGACATTTAAGTGCAGGAAATGTGTCTCATCAAAATCGTCATGCAGGATCACAAAACCAATCGCCGTCCAAGACCCTGCCACGACAGCGGTCCGCAACTGCAAATGATGCATACTGCCAGTCTCCATTGCGAAATCCAATTCAGATGGATATTGGAGGTGACACAATATCCTCTGACGGAGCCCCTTACTTAATGGGTTCTACCCATACATCACAACTACAGGCTCCATCCAGATCACTTCCAAATGGTGCAGTGACTAATCAGTCTTCTCTCACAAGTGGAAATTTAAACAACCGGCAGCAAAGCAAGGGCAAAGTATCATCAAACCTGACTTCCAAATGTCCACACCAGTATTCAGCTGGTCACGCAGTGAAAAAAGTTGGACCTGCTGTGGTAATTGGAAGGGATGGAGAACCAAACTACCTTGGAAGTCCTAATTCGGCTACTTCTGCAGAGGCACCGAACACAGGGAGAGGAACAAATAAGCTATTGCCAAATACGCGAACGAGCCCCTCTGCAATGATGCTGTGTAATACATTAAATGTGCCATTGGTAAAGGAGTCAAATCTCGGGACACCAACACCTTATTCAAGTCATCGAGATACAGGAAAATCAAGCAGAAGATGGACCGAAGTTATTTCTTCCAATGGAACTGTTCCAAATATAACTTCGAATCCGAATTTTAGCGACATGTCTGAAGATGTTTGGAAGAAGAATAACGATGCAAGGGTTGGCAACTTTGGTTTGGATAACAGTGGCATTCTTCGGCACAAAACAATCCTTTCTGAAACGCAGGAGCAAGATACTAGTAAAG CGGTAGATACCAGTGGAGATAATTTTGATGATCATCCAAAGAATTCCCCAGAAAGTACTTTCATCGAAAAGATTTTAGGGCTGCCACGATCTTTGTTTGGAAAATAG